In the Topomyia yanbarensis strain Yona2022 chromosome 3, ASM3024719v1, whole genome shotgun sequence genome, one interval contains:
- the LOC131689139 gene encoding uncharacterized protein DDB_G0271670 yields MGNGMNKVMPGLYIGNYRDSKDYQQLDRFQITHIVSIHDSPRRFHPDKHYLCVMAADTPDQNLSQYFSVCNDFIHAARLKDGNVLIHCLAGMSRSVTVAVAYIMTVTPLSWKEALKVVRAGRAIANPNLGFQNQLQEFETSKLLEERIRLKERFPSLALEDNDKEQCFVALDNFEVLLENKGVCEGQCKFGKDCPTGICRSESRGLRRKATPPSPRKQYNLSSSPSTSSQLSVRSAASATAQSCPSSPRNSKAIGTGSGSAAGQRNNPRAAGDYAAEIDVGELSELRRSSSIVSSYRPRSVPAGLYSYTGSAPPSIHGSRVDLASSVKNTGSAIYLGTGSPSGAASPAVNRRVSLRSTPKSTPRSTPDSSPKPSPKKTAQPKATKSQSNATLTITKTTATVTTTTTTTTSTTTTTTNTTTTSSKSNNASPAKIPVSSKSTASKSDASSTASSSKGTNVIISTTSSSTKSFAKASPSKQSLNMVDKGSSGSSNKNKMTTSSKS; encoded by the exons ATGGGTAATGGAATGAATAAG GTGATGCCGGGTTTGTACATCGGTAATTATCGGGACTCAAAAGACTATCAACAATTGGATCGTTTCCAAATCACGCACATTGTCTCAATACATGATAGTCCACGGCGTTTCCATCCG GACAAACACTACCTCTGTGTGATGGCCGCCGATACACCGGATCAGAACTTGTCGCAGTACTTTTCCGTGTGCAATGACTTTATCCACGCCGCCCGCCTCAAAGACGGAAACGTGCTGATCCACTGTCTGGCCGGGATGTCACGCTCGGTCACGGTCGCCGTTGCCTACATCATGACCGTCACGCCGCTGAGCTGGAAGGAAGCGCTGAAGGTGGTGCGCGCTGGCCGCGCCATTGCCAATCCGAACCTCGGCTTTCAGAATCAGCTGCAGGAGTTTGAAACTAGCAAGTTGTTGGAA GAACGAATTCGCCTCAAAGAACGCTTCCCGAGCCTAGCTTTGGAAGATAATGATAAAGAGCAATGTTTTGTAGCTTTAGAcaattttgaagttttgttagaaAATAAAGGAGTTTGCGAGGGCCAGTGCAAGTTCGGCAAAGATTGTCCAACAG GAATCTGCCGCTCGGAATCGCGTGGTCTCCGCCGGAAGGCAACCCCACCGTCACCGAGAAAGCAATACAACCTATCCTCGTCACCGTCGACCTCATCGCAGCTGTCGGTGCGAAGTGCTGCCTCAGCGACAGCCCAATCCTGCCCGTCGTCGCCCCGGAATTCGAAAGCCATCGGAACCGGGAGCGGTAGTGCCGCCGGTCAACGGAACAATCCACGGGCAGCCGGTGACTATGCTGCTGAGATTGATGTGGGTGAGCTAAGTGAACTGCGACGCAGTTCCAGCATCGTCAGTTCCTACCGACCGCGGAGCGTTCCTGCCGGGCTGTACTCGTACACGG GTTCGGCCCCTCCTTCCATCCACGGTTCACGGGTCGATCTGGCGAGTAGTGTTAAGAACACCGGTTCCGCCATCTATCTCGGCACCGGTAGTCCCTCCGGAGCTGCATCGCCCGCAGTTAACCGTCGCGTTAGTTTAAGGTCAACACCAAAATCCACACCAAGGTCCACACCGGACTCATCGCCGAAGCCTTCGCCAAAGAAAACCGCACAGCCGAAGGCGACCAAGTCGCAAAGCAACGCCACACTCACTATAACAAAAACAACTGCTACTGTaacgacaacaacaacaacaacaaccagtactactactactactaccaaTACAACTACTACAAGTAGTAAAAGTAACAATGCATCACCAGCCAAGATACCTGTCAGCTCTAAATCTACAGCCTCTAAATCAGACGCCTCTTCCACCGCAAGTTCTTCTAAAGGCACAAATGTCATCATCagcaccaccagcagcagcaccaAATCATTCGCTAAGGCGTCTCCATCAAAGCAATCCTTGAATATGGTAGATAAAGGTAGCAGCGGAAGtagtaacaaaaacaaaatgacGACCAGTAGTAAATCTTGA